From the genome of Arvicola amphibius chromosome 9, mArvAmp1.2, whole genome shotgun sequence, one region includes:
- the Opn5 gene encoding opsin-5, producing the protein MALNHTAPPQDEHLPHYLRDEDPFASKLSWEADLVAGFYLTIIGILSAFGNGYVLYMSSRRKKKLRPAEIMTINLAVCDLGISVVGKPFTIISCFCHRWVFGWFGCRWYGWAGFFFGCGSLITMTAVSLDRYLKICYLSYGVWLKRKHAYICLAIIWAYASFWTTMPLVGLGDYAPEPFGTSCTLDWWLAQASGGGQVFILSILFFCLLLPTAVIVFSYVKIIAKVKSSSKEVAHFDSRIHSSHVLEVKLTKVAMLICAGFLIAWIPYAVVSVWSAFGRPDSIPIQLSVVPTLLAKSAAMYNPIIYQVIDYRFACCQTGGLRATKKKSLEDFRLHTVTAARKSSAVLEIHQESSSRFTSAHVMDGESHSNDGDCDEK; encoded by the exons ATGGCCTTAAACCACACTGCCCCACCCCAGGACGAGCACCTGCCACACTATCTTCGAGATGAGGACCCCTTTGCTTCCAAACTTTCCTGGGAAGCGGATTTAGTGGCTGGCTTCTACCTAACAATCATCG ggATTCTCTCGGCATTTGGAAATGGGTACGTCCTCTATATGTCTTCTAGACGCAAGAAGAAACTGAGACCTGCTGAAATAATGACTATCAATTTAGCAGTCTGTGATCTGGGGATATCAG TTGTAGGCAAACCGTTCACCATCATCTCTTGCTTCTGCCACCGCTGGGTGTTTGGCTGGTTTGGCTGCCGCTGGTATGGATGGGCCGGATTTTTCTTTGGCTGTGGAAGTCTTATTACCATGACTGCTGTTAGCCTGGACCGGTACTTGAAGATCTGCTATCTATCTTATG GGGTCTGGCTGAAGAGAAAGCATGCTTACATCTGCCTGGCCATCATCTGGGCATACGCCTCCTTCTGGACCACCATGCCCTTGGTGGGCCTGGGGGACTATGCACCTGAACCCTTCGGAACCTCGTGCACCCTGGACTGGTGGCTGGCCCAGGCTTCAGGTGGGGGCCAGGTGTTCATCCTGAGCAtcctcttcttctgcctcctgctcccGACGGCTGTGATTGTCTTCTCGTATGTGAAGATCATCGCCAAGGTGAAGTCATCATCCAAAGAGGTAGCTCATTTCGACAGTCGGATTCATAGCAGCCATGTGCTGGAGGTGAAGCTGACCAAG GTGGCAATGCTGATTTGCGCTGGCTTCCTGATTGCCTGGATTCCCTATGCAGTGGTCTCCGTGTGGTCTGCTTTCGGAAGGCCAGACTCCATTCCCATACAGCTCTCCGTGGTGCCCACCCTCCTTGCCAAATCTGCAGCGATGTACAATCCGATCATCTACCAGGTCATTGATTACAGATTTGCCTGCTGCCAGACCGGTGGTTTGAGAGCAACGAAGAAGAAGTCTTTGGAAGACTTTAG GCTGCACACGGTAACGGCAGCCAGGAAGTCTTCTGCTGTGCTGGAGATCCATCAAGAG